The sequence TTCACGCCAATCAGCAGCAGGAAGCTCAGCGCCAGCACCTTGACCGTCGGGTGGGCCTGCACGAAGTCGCCAATCGGTTTGGCGGCCACCAGCATCAGGGCCACCGTGACCACCACAGCCGACACCATCACACCGATGTCTTCGGCCATGCCTACCGCCGTAATCACGCTGTCCAGGCTGAACACGATGTCCAGAATCATGATCTGGATAATGACCGAGGTAAAGCCCACGGCCCGCACCGGCTTGCCGGGTGTGCTGCCGCTGCCCACTTCCTCGTGCGGGCCTTCAAGCTGCTCGTGCATCTCCTTGGTGGCCTTGTACATGAGGAACAGGCCGCCGCCGATGAGAATCAGGTCCTTGCCGGCAAAGTCGTGCCCGAACGCCGTAAACAGGGTGTTGGTCAGCGTCATGACCCAGGCGATAGAGGCCAGCAGCAGCAAGCGGGTCAGGCCCGCGCCCAGCAGGCCGATGGTGCGGGCGCGGTCGCGCTGCTCAGGCGGCAGCTTGCCGCTGAGAATCGAAATAAAGACGATGTTGTCGATGCCGAGAATCAGCTCCAGCAGAAGCAGGGTGCCGAACGCCAGCCAGGCTTCGGGGTGGCTCATCCAACCAAAAAGGGTTTCTATCAACGTGGGACTCCTGCGGCGCGGCGCGGGCCGGGCCGTCAACATGTGAGGTCTGCGGGGCGTGGTGCGGAAACAGGCCAGTTGCGGCCTGCCTTGCCCCTCATGCTGCTGGGGAAGTTGTGCACGAA is a genomic window of Deinococcus proteolyticus MRP containing:
- a CDS encoding TerC family protein codes for the protein MSHPEAWLAFGTLLLLELILGIDNIVFISILSGKLPPEQRDRARTIGLLGAGLTRLLLLASIAWVMTLTNTLFTAFGHDFAGKDLILIGGGLFLMYKATKEMHEQLEGPHEEVGSGSTPGKPVRAVGFTSVIIQIMILDIVFSLDSVITAVGMAEDIGVMVSAVVVTVALMLVAAKPIGDFVQAHPTVKVLALSFLLLIGVNLIADGLGFHIPKGYTYFAMGFSIAVELFNMRLRKSQPVELHGSGREPQV